The Plutella xylostella chromosome 9, ilPluXylo3.1, whole genome shotgun sequence genome has a segment encoding these proteins:
- the LOC105386588 gene encoding uncharacterized protein LOC105386588, whose translation MIANLPLLFANGNPTALTKITASELEKFITFMVTCSWGHDTAKDIRQPPWWPDDVAFSHPFKRPPLVPREWENKLKRLVRRCYDYHKSAFLLVFSAQLARYPHNRLRYVDNLDHTTSLYCKPSGKLLVTFRNENLHYDRNGEANTTVIPSEPQLKSADIYLCDNCDSHFDNPDILKAHERLCNNVINVPSTSISGGLPEFLSALKLKPIEDVDKKETSTENDMKSRHVRSAANIDRGPPYPFSSLAYIRNAKSICPRDTSYSRERVERYCCDTPTTYSKNLGSKRNSQFPVRYRRPIDYWTRKHVFPDQRKKDILNLDGQLLMLKCRPISVNIENMALESMQDYIDKLKEEAKLKAEEDKDVECLSDDDSEKTTNPLNTVNECEVIDLCSDDETASANENCDPRAGVTCVMRGGAVLRRTAATPQAIPAEPCGARQKPLPPAILQPQPVILFTHSLSNMQTISID comes from the coding sequence ATGATCGCCAACTTACCGCTATTGTTTGCAAATGGAAACCCGACGGCTCTGACGAAGATAACGGCTTCAGAATTAGAGAAATTTATTACCTTCATGGTGACATGTTCATGGGGTCATGATACCGCGAAAGATATACGACAGCCTCCTTGGTGGCCGGACGATGTGGCGTTCTCGCACCCGTTCAAGAGGCCGCCGCTGGTGCCGAGAGAATGGGAGAACAAGCTGAAAAGGTTAGTCAGAAGATGCTATGACTATCATAAAAGCGCCTTTTTATTGGTGTTTTCAGCACAGCTCGCGCGGTATCCTCATAACAGGCTCCGTTATGTAGACAACCTCGATCATACAACGTCTCTGTACTGTAAACCAAGTGGTAAACTGTTGGTGACTTTTCGAAATGAGAACTTACACTATGACCGTAATGGAGAAGCCAATACAACAGTGATACCATCGGAGCCACAACTCAAATCTGCAGACATATACCTTTGTGACAATTGTGACAGCCACTTTGATAATCCTGATATCCTCAAAGCTCATGAAAGACTGTGTAACAATGTAATTAATGTACCATCTACATCCATAAGTGGTGGTCTGCCAGAGTTTTTGTCTGCGTTGAAACTAAAACCCATTGAAGATGTAGATAAAAAAGAAACTTCTACAGAAAATGATATGAAATCTAGACATGTAAGAAGTGCTGCTAACATTGACCGTGGGCCTCCATACCCTTTTTCATCTTTAGCATACATACGCAATGCTAAATCAATATGTCCCCGGGACACCAGCTATTCAAGAGAACGGGTTGAAAGATACTGTTGTGACACACCTACAACATATAGTAAAAATTTAGGTAGTAAAAGAAATTCTCAATTTCCTGTTCGGTATAGAAGACCTATCGATTACTGGACAAGGAAACATGTATTCCCAGACCAGAGGAAGAAAGATATACTCAATCTGGATGGTCAACTGCTGATGCTGAAATGCAGACCGATCTCTGTAAATATAGAAAATATGGCTCTAGAGAGTATGCAAGACTATATAGATAAATTGAAAGAAGAAGCTAAACTTAAAGCTGAAGAAGATAAGGATGTAGAGTGTTTAAGTGATGATGATAGTGAAAAGACCACAAATCCCTTGAACACGGTCAATGAGTGTGAAGTGATTGATCTATGTTCAGATGATGAGACTGCTAGTGCTAATGAGAACTGTGACCCGCGCGCGGGCGTGACGTGCGTGATGCGCGGGGGCGCGGTGCTGCGCCGCACGGCCGCCACGCCGCAAGCCATCCCGGCCGAGCCCTGCGGCGCGCGCCAGAAACCACTGCCACCGGCCATCCTCCAACCCCAACCGGTCATACTTTTCACACATTCTTTGAGCAACATGCAAACAATATCCATTGactaa
- the LOC105386587 gene encoding transmembrane protein 181, which yields MCKNSKVIKMDTANVGYSYHLPTGGWNYKIRNTLSQFSDLFSEFNKYIAPAYHHDRCERSVQMRVYSMHKGEFVMVFIAFFACLGLGVFIGLAGPSPTSTTSISATNILTNNSSIYEGPFHLHSPAMGTRVQQLWLLAEILTNNNDEEIFDKSFQISISIDGVLSDHTTTTLIPESGATNRTQHLRCQKQVCDEVMFLHLGSLDYTHYIINIRFYGLKEFHKRYYIREVIFYFKTYNPGFTQMETWFRFIFLITTFVISCWFAHSLRKYSTQDWAIEQKWLSILLPLLLLYNDPIFPLRLVSGSCFAPLMDTVFQTTFLACVLLSWLALYHGLRQNERGFLSFYLFKLIVVGMVWAPAMIITIWQKYYGYSDPTFNYMMNPNYSVIKIMFFSAMAFYFFYLIILIVKAYSDLRNMPFFDIRLRCISIVVATVTAITALLGFQGWGPAALQDHWASQPKVNYDTSAPFMALYGLFNFKMYILAYLFSPGGGSIHETTITKDNPAFSMINDSDEEVIYGSDEESRRPLNAHHRINEDI from the exons ATGTGTAAAAATAGTAAAGTTATCAAAATGGATACAGCGAACGTCGGATATTCGTACCATTTGCCCACTGGAGGTTGGAACTACAAGATCCGGAATACACTGTCGCAGTTTAGCGACTTATTTAGCgaatttaataagtacatagCGCCTGCTTATCACCACGACCGGTGTGAAAg gtCAGTCCAAATGAGAGTATATTCGATGCACAAAGGAGAGTTTGTAATGGTTTTTATAGCATTTTTTGCTTGCCTTGGTTTGGGTGTATTTATAGGATTAGCAG GTCCATCCCCTACTTCCACAACATCAATATCAGCGACAAATATTCTGACAAATAACAGTAGCATTTACGAGGGCCCCTTCCACCTACACAGCCCGGCGATGGGTACCCGGGTGCAGCAGCTATGGTTGCTGGCTGAGATATTGACCAATAATAATGATG AGGAGATTTTCGACAAGAGTTTCCAGATAAGCATATCCATTGACGGAGTGCTAAGCGACCATACAACAACTACTTTAATCCCAGAATCTGGAGCAACCAACAG AACTCAACATTTGCGATGCCAGAAACAAGTATGCGATGAAGTAATGTTCCTACATTTAGGTTCATTAGATTACACACATTATATCATAAATATACGCTTTTATGGACTAAAGGAATTTCATAAACGTTATTATATAAGAGAAGTAATtttctat tttAAAACATATAATCCAGGATTTACGCAAATGGAGACGTGGTTTAGATTTATATTCTTGATCACCACGTTTGTAATatcg TGCTGGTTTGCTCATTCGCTCAGAAAGTATTCAACACAAGATTGGGCTATAGAGCAGAAGTGGCTGTCTATATTGCTCCCTCTGCTTCTACTGTATAACG ACCCGATCTTCCCGCTGCGGCTGGTGTCCGGCAGCTGCTTCGCGCCGCTCATGGACACCGTCTTCCAGACCACGTTCCTGGCCTGCGTGCTGCTGTCGTGGCTCGCGCTCTACCATGGACTGAGACAG AATGAGCGCGGCTTCCTATCCTTCTACTTATTCAAATTGATAGTCGTCGGAATGGTGTGGGCACCGGCCATGATCATCACGATATGGCAAAAATACTACGGCTACAGCGACCCTACTTTCAACTATATGATGAACCCTAATTATTCT GTTATCAAGATCATGTTCTTTAGCGCCATGGCTTTCTACTTCTTTTACTTGATAATCCTTATCGTCAAGGCTTACAGCGATCTGAGGAATATGCCGTTTTTTG ACATTCGTCTCCGGTGTATATCGATCGTGGTGGCGACGGTAACAGCCATCACCGCCCTCCTAGGCTTCCAGGGATGGGGGCCAGCTGCCTTGCAGGACCATTGGGCATCCCAACCTAAGGTCAATTATGATACCTCTGCGCCGTTCATGGCTCTGTATGGACTGTTCAACTTCAAGATGTACATTCTGGCTTACTTATTCTCGCCTGGAGGAGGATCTATCCATG AAACAACTATAACAAAGGACAACCCGGCATTCTCAATGATCAACGATTCTGATGAAGAGGTGATCTATGGATCTGACGAAGAAAGCCGACGCCCACTCAACGCCCACCACCGGATCAATGAAGACATATGA